The following coding sequences lie in one Gadus macrocephalus chromosome 1, ASM3116895v1 genomic window:
- the LOC132464981 gene encoding uncharacterized protein LOC132464981 isoform X1 — MSLKWWIPASSVRSLEKEKRSFPPVPVYLILVRMYSIVEFLGERTVGIVASNWIIKEGDVSTCEKPLCQSCQKFYASSAKLFCFPFQKTCSYWPLHKPTQRAKDKDLLDPKTWLKRPIQIFSSTDDWDQAVRRNKRAETKSCVETGNEDKGRRIIVKPQKFIHTGEKKTKKRNGKKAGQGPHFRTSLPPPPQIESPIPRRSPLQISSPPVTDDDYSPPSPARDVFTENDGKVMYGNDDE; from the exons ATGTCTCTTAAATGGTGGATCCCAGCGTCTTCAGTTCGGTCcctggaaaaagaaaaaag ATCATTCCCTCCAGTCCCCGTTTACCTCATTCTTGTCAG AATGTATAGCATCGTCGAATTTTTGGGGGAAAGGACTGTTGGCATAGTGGCCAGTAATTGGATTATAAAAGAGGGAGATGTAAGTACATGCGAAAAACCTTTATGTCAATCATGTCAAAAATTCTATGCAAGTTCTGCTAAACTATTTTGTTTTCCATTTCAGAAGACATGCAGCTACTGGCCACTCCACAAGCCCACACAGAGGGCAAAGGACAAAGATTTGCTCGATCCTAAAACCTGGCTAAAAAGGCCAATACAAATATTTTCCTCAACAG ATGATTGGGATCAGGCCGTCAGGAGGAACAAGAGGGCGGAGACAAAGTCCTGTGTGGAGACAGGAAATGAGGACAAAGGGAGGCGCATCATCGTCAAACCCCAAAAATTTATTCACACCG gtgaaaagaaaacaaagaaacGAAATGGGAAAAAGGCAGGACAAGGTCCACATTTCAGgacttcccttcctcctccaccccagatAGAATCCCCCATTCCACGGCGTAGCCCACTACAAATATCTTCACCCCCTGTGACTGATGACG ATTACTCCCCTCCTTCACCGGCAAGAGACGTTTTTACAGAAAATGATGGTAAAGTTATGTATGGGAATGATGACGAATGA
- the LOC132464981 gene encoding uncharacterized protein LOC132464981 isoform X2 — MSLKWWIPASSVRSLEKEKRSFPPVPVYLILVRMYSIVEFLGERTVGIVASNWIIKEGDKTCSYWPLHKPTQRAKDKDLLDPKTWLKRPIQIFSSTDDWDQAVRRNKRAETKSCVETGNEDKGRRIIVKPQKFIHTGEKKTKKRNGKKAGQGPHFRTSLPPPPQIESPIPRRSPLQISSPPVTDDDYSPPSPARDVFTENDGKVMYGNDDE; from the exons ATGTCTCTTAAATGGTGGATCCCAGCGTCTTCAGTTCGGTCcctggaaaaagaaaaaag ATCATTCCCTCCAGTCCCCGTTTACCTCATTCTTGTCAG AATGTATAGCATCGTCGAATTTTTGGGGGAAAGGACTGTTGGCATAGTGGCCAGTAATTGGATTATAAAAGAGGGAGAT AAGACATGCAGCTACTGGCCACTCCACAAGCCCACACAGAGGGCAAAGGACAAAGATTTGCTCGATCCTAAAACCTGGCTAAAAAGGCCAATACAAATATTTTCCTCAACAG ATGATTGGGATCAGGCCGTCAGGAGGAACAAGAGGGCGGAGACAAAGTCCTGTGTGGAGACAGGAAATGAGGACAAAGGGAGGCGCATCATCGTCAAACCCCAAAAATTTATTCACACCG gtgaaaagaaaacaaagaaacGAAATGGGAAAAAGGCAGGACAAGGTCCACATTTCAGgacttcccttcctcctccaccccagatAGAATCCCCCATTCCACGGCGTAGCCCACTACAAATATCTTCACCCCCTGTGACTGATGACG ATTACTCCCCTCCTTCACCGGCAAGAGACGTTTTTACAGAAAATGATGGTAAAGTTATGTATGGGAATGATGACGAATGA
- the LOC132464976 gene encoding P2X purinoceptor 7-like — protein MEYERWLLEDALDFEFDGRGYLYEPEYTQEELREMEARATEAPEAPAEAVPRIAGNWWCACGKCRQMPTEHESRCCTEWDLVVTAGMANLNVSVDETVSPCISLNEVRHLLNKTVLETFFWVPKINWKKRPTPEGPNGQLSDSQYRLVAYRVILEWALKGQPLGRGNRLALPSCVVWAVRNAFPSPTGQYAGFKPSEIEELF, from the exons ATGGAatatgaaaggtggcttctggaggacgcactcgattttgagtttgacggcagaggatatcTGTATGAACCAGAATacacccaagaggagctacggGAGATGGAGGCcagggctacggaggcgcctgaagctccggctgaagcggtccccagGATCGCGGGAAAttggtggtgtgcctgtgggaagtgcaggcagatgccgacggagcacgaaagtaggtgctgcacggagtgggaccttgtcGTCACAGCTGGTATGGCCAACCTCAATGTCTCGGTCGACGAGACTGTGTCGCCCTGCATCTCTCTAAATGAAGTGCGCCATCTCCTAAATAAAACCGTGCTGGAGACTTTCTTCTGGGTCCCTAAAATTAACTGGAAGAAACGCCCCACACCCGAAGGACCGAATGGCCAACTGTCAGATAG TCAATACCGACTTGTGGCTTATCGAGTCATTCTGGAGTGGGCCCTCAAAGGTCAACCACTGGGACGAGGAAATCGCCTTGCATTACCCAGTTGCGTGGTGTGGGCTGTTAGGAATGCGTTCCCATCCCCCACTGGACAGTATGCTGGGTTTAAACCCAGTGAGATAGAGGAATTATTctga
- the LOC132464981 gene encoding uncharacterized protein LOC132464981 isoform X4 codes for MTLQMYSIVEFLGERTVGIVASNWIIKEGDKTCSYWPLHKPTQRAKDKDLLDPKTWLKRPIQIFSSTDDWDQAVRRNKRAETKSCVETGNEDKGRRIIVKPQKFIHTGEKKTKKRNGKKAGQGPHFRTSLPPPPQIESPIPRRSPLQISSPPVTDDDYSPPSPARDVFTENDGKVMYGNDDE; via the exons ATGACATTGCA AATGTATAGCATCGTCGAATTTTTGGGGGAAAGGACTGTTGGCATAGTGGCCAGTAATTGGATTATAAAAGAGGGAGAT AAGACATGCAGCTACTGGCCACTCCACAAGCCCACACAGAGGGCAAAGGACAAAGATTTGCTCGATCCTAAAACCTGGCTAAAAAGGCCAATACAAATATTTTCCTCAACAG ATGATTGGGATCAGGCCGTCAGGAGGAACAAGAGGGCGGAGACAAAGTCCTGTGTGGAGACAGGAAATGAGGACAAAGGGAGGCGCATCATCGTCAAACCCCAAAAATTTATTCACACCG gtgaaaagaaaacaaagaaacGAAATGGGAAAAAGGCAGGACAAGGTCCACATTTCAGgacttcccttcctcctccaccccagatAGAATCCCCCATTCCACGGCGTAGCCCACTACAAATATCTTCACCCCCTGTGACTGATGACG ATTACTCCCCTCCTTCACCGGCAAGAGACGTTTTTACAGAAAATGATGGTAAAGTTATGTATGGGAATGATGACGAATGA
- the LOC132464981 gene encoding uncharacterized protein LOC132464981 isoform X3 → MTLQMYSIVEFLGERTVGIVASNWIIKEGDVSTCEKPLCQSCQKFYASSAKLFCFPFQKTCSYWPLHKPTQRAKDKDLLDPKTWLKRPIQIFSSTDDWDQAVRRNKRAETKSCVETGNEDKGRRIIVKPQKFIHTGEKKTKKRNGKKAGQGPHFRTSLPPPPQIESPIPRRSPLQISSPPVTDDDYSPPSPARDVFTENDGKVMYGNDDE, encoded by the exons ATGACATTGCA AATGTATAGCATCGTCGAATTTTTGGGGGAAAGGACTGTTGGCATAGTGGCCAGTAATTGGATTATAAAAGAGGGAGATGTAAGTACATGCGAAAAACCTTTATGTCAATCATGTCAAAAATTCTATGCAAGTTCTGCTAAACTATTTTGTTTTCCATTTCAGAAGACATGCAGCTACTGGCCACTCCACAAGCCCACACAGAGGGCAAAGGACAAAGATTTGCTCGATCCTAAAACCTGGCTAAAAAGGCCAATACAAATATTTTCCTCAACAG ATGATTGGGATCAGGCCGTCAGGAGGAACAAGAGGGCGGAGACAAAGTCCTGTGTGGAGACAGGAAATGAGGACAAAGGGAGGCGCATCATCGTCAAACCCCAAAAATTTATTCACACCG gtgaaaagaaaacaaagaaacGAAATGGGAAAAAGGCAGGACAAGGTCCACATTTCAGgacttcccttcctcctccaccccagatAGAATCCCCCATTCCACGGCGTAGCCCACTACAAATATCTTCACCCCCTGTGACTGATGACG ATTACTCCCCTCCTTCACCGGCAAGAGACGTTTTTACAGAAAATGATGGTAAAGTTATGTATGGGAATGATGACGAATGA